The Ananas comosus cultivar F153 linkage group 20, ASM154086v1, whole genome shotgun sequence region gatagaataagaaaacaatTAAGTTAGTATGTACACAGAGAATGCTAATAATGTGGTAGAACTCAAATTCATGATTCTCTATATTTTGACACCGAATTTTCGATCTACAATCTTATTTTACTTTTGAATTTTCACAATTTATTCgagttataataaattttttaaaattataaaatttagatagttAGATTGAAAGCATAAGATATGATAAGGAGTGTCTGTAACGgctagtattattattattattattaattttggtTAATGCAGGAGTTTGTCGCACAACAGCTTGAGCGGATCGATTccggcggcgatggcggagcTGAAGAAGCTCGAGATCCTGCGGCTGGAGTACAACAACCTGACCGGCGAGATCCCGCCGCAGCTTGCGGGGCTCGACAACCTCCTGGCGGTCAACATTTCGCACAACCGCCTCATCGGCCGCCTGCCGGCCGGCCCGGTATTCGAGACGCTCGACAGCAGCGCCATCGACGGCAACCTCGGCATCTGCAGCCCCCTCGTCGCCGAGCCGTGCCGGATGAACGTCCCCAAACCGCTCGTCCTCGACCCGAACGCGTACCCGCGCGACGGCGGCCgcagcggcggcgccgcgaACCAGCTGGTCGACTTCCCGGGCCGAGCCGCGGCCAAGCGCCGCAACTTCCTCAGCGTGTCCGCCATCGTCGCGATCTCCGCCGCGGTCGTCATACTCGTCGGCGTCGCGGTGGTCACCCTACTCAACATATcggcgcggcggaggatcgGGCTGCTGGAAAACGCGTTGGAGAGCATTTGCTCGAGCTCGACGAAGTCGACCGGATCGCCCGCGGTCGGAAAGACGGTTTTATTCGGTCAGAAGAGTAGCCTGCGGTCGGAAGTCGAGACGGTCGGAGGCGCAGAGGCGCTGCTGAGCAAAGCCGCGGAGCTCGGCCGCGGAGTGTTCGGTACCGTCTACAAGGCGTCGGTCGGAGAAGGGAGGGCGGTGGCGATAAAGAAGCTTCTCGCCGCGAACGTAGTGAACTCCCACGACGATTTCGATCGCGAGGTTCGAACCCTAGGGAAGGCGCGGCACAGGAATTTGATGCCGGTGAAAGGATACTACTGGACTCCGCAGCTTCAGCTGTTGATCTCCGACTACGCCCCCCGCGGGAGCCTCCACGCGAGGCTCCACGAGGAGGATGCGGCGCTGTTCTCGTGGCCGGACAGGCTCAAAGTCGTGCTCGGCGTGGCGAAGGGCCTCGCGTACCTGCACCAATCCTTCCGACCGCCGATCATCCACTACAACATCAAGCCGAGCAACGTCCTGCTCGACGAGAGCGGCGAGCCGATGGTGTCGGACTTCGGGCTCGCGCGGCTCCTGCCGAAGCTCGACAGGCACGTCGCGAGCGCGCGGTTTCAGGGGGGGATGGGCTACGTCGCGCCGGAGCTGGCGTGCCAGAGCCTGCGGATCAACGAGAAGTGCGACGTGTACGGGTTCGGGATCCTGGTCCTCGAGGTCGTGACGGGGAGGAGGCCCGTGGAGTACGGGGAGGACGACGTCGTGATACTGATCGACCGAGTGCGGGTGGCGCTGGAGCAGGGGAACGCGCTCGGGTGCGTCGTCGATCGGCGCATGGACAACGCGTTCCCCGAGGAGGAGGTGCTGCCGGTGCTCAAGCTGGGGTTGGTTTGCGCGTCGCAGATACCGTCGAGCCGGCCGTCGATGGCGGAAGTGGTGCAGATACTGCAGGTTATAAAGACACCAGTGGGGGATAGAATGGGGGGTTTCTGATGCAGCTGCTGCAAAAAGCCTATGGATggattcaaatcaaatcaaatcaaaatccactttttttaaaatattgcttTGTGTTCTTGAGCAGTTATGTGAATCTATTTTCTGTGTTAATTAGTTGTTGTTAAATTCAGATGCTTCAATCAATCAATGTAACCTTTTCACTGTTAAtttctgttttttatttttatttttatttttattttttttcatatgataCTTGGTACATTTTTTCTAGCACTTCTTCAATTCTctagttttgaaaaaatattaatagcttttttttgttaaaagatACTTCTTATATAGggaaaattatacttttggttctcaaattatGAGCCGTATGATATTTCgttcattaaattttaatttgttgtaactTTTTGAGCTTACTGAATTATTACGGTTAAATCCCACAACTCAATTTAGCTGGCTAAATATtaacaatttatataattaaaaaaattaaaatttaagcttttGATTTAAGGACCcacaaatttatttaaacttttcGTTACAGCGAAAGcttcacattttttattttaaaatcgcTTAAAATAAACCATTCAAGAACATTTTTTAGTGCTCAAAATAGTCATAGTACTTATGAGGCAAGAGTAAAAAACCACAACAAAAGAAACTCTATATTTCTtgatgttttgtttttgtttttgtttttgttttttttttgaaaaaaaaaaaaaaccaaataggCTACATTGGTGCTACAAGAATCATGTGAGCAAAATGGAGAAGGTTAAAAATTAGTAAGGAGCCAAAAACTTGCCTAGAGATTCTCAATTGGGTCCACTATGGTGATGTATCTTTTTAGCTTACAAATAATTACATGTGTAACTTTCTTaggtatctttttttttttttttttgagagagataggtagcacattACCCGTTTTGTTttacttcatttagaaataaacttagttgaaaatgtgaatcaactaggattcgaacttgggacctcgggtatcaactaacaaaccctttgccacttactttagGAACAGTCGCTTAGGTATcctaaattttcaaaaacaaagaaaaagagggaTGCAAATAGAATGAATTTTTACCGTATATTTTGCTTTCACTTATCACTTCATTTGAGACTAACTAGGCGGAGAGCGAGTTTTCCACGAATTTTTGAGGAATCAGAACAAACAAAGGGAAGGAACGGGTTTTCTGCCTCATGCTCTACTTAGGATGTGTTtgattttccaaaaaaaacaaaaaaaattcaaaaatattatgaaaactatttttttgtagtttttatttttgaattaaaaaatttcaaaaaataaaaaattattttttaaaaaaaatcaattggatagaaaatacttttgtagtcaaaaaaattaaattttgaatttttttagaaaaattgaaTACCTTCTTAGCTGATCGGAATGACTTCAAGATGAAttatcttttttccttcttttcagTCCCTACATGCATCCCCATTCGGAACAGATCAAGGTGGGAGCTCCATCAACCTacatccgtttgcatccctctTAATTTAGCATTAACtatcaaagattaaaaaaaaaaaaatcaatattgcCTCTAGTATTCTAAGAATTTAGAGGTGAATAACCGTTTTGTAGAGTAACAGAATAAAAAgctttgagtttaaatcatattatattttgaaggctaaattacagaaaatcttccTGTCGaaatccgatttttcatttttccctCATGTCATTTAAAACTTATACTTTGTCCCCTCATAAAATGAAAGATGTTCAcaggggtacggtgtgaactgtaatgataaaatgaccattttgcccttcaccattttttttccttatcatGTTCAGAGAAGAAAaggctgagggcatttttggtataaaaaaatatataataatattttataaacggaaccctaacagattactaacggcagtgggcgaagtgaacatttttcattttacaagaaagtaaaatataggtttttaaatgacgggaggaaaaagtaaaaaatcgaattttgacagaaaaattttatgtaatttagcctattgtGATGCTACACTCGATTAAAGTAGGAGTGAAGTAATAAAAATTCCCATAATTATCTCTACCTAATTTCCAATTACTTAACCAaacattatgaaaaaaaaaacacatttaactaactaactaaATCAAGTTTCAAAATGTGAGACCTAAATAAGCTCTTACAATTAATGCTTGGCTCCTTCTAGAATATTTTTTAGCACTTTTAGTTCCCTGAGGAGGAGGGAGCCAAACTACATGTTTTTAATGCAGGATTAATATGAAGGGGAATAATAATGGAACAAGTagaccaaaaaaataataaaggaaaaagagaaaggaaaaggtgGTCACATAATAATCCAAACTCACTCACATGGGTGGAAAATAAATTCTCCTTTTGTATCATGAGCACAAACAAATTTATGAAGTTCACGGGTCTCTTGTTGCCTTTGTAGCAGGGACACCCACAAAAGACACTTTTTGtgatctgttaaaaaaaaaaaaagaaaaaaaaaagatgcaccTTNtttttttttttttttggaaaaacttggttttgtacttttttttcttattttagtattgtataatttaaaatgtttcaaTTTAATACTATGTGGTTTcttattttcttactttagtattttgtgatttaaagtgcatcaatttagtaccctgtggtttcatttttttcttttcgtcggctcctctattaatatttcgttaaattatatacaaaaaacttcagatatcctacttaggtttatcgaatatttactttagagtcctttagttttaactttgtcattgatttttttttactccgttaatatttcgttaaattatatacaaaaaacttcatataccctacctaggtttatcgaatatttactttagtaccctttggttttaactttgttactgatttttttttcctccgttaatatttcgttaaattatatacaaaaaacttcagatactctacctaGGTTTaccgaatattcactttagtactctttaattttaactttgtcactgatttaacgaaaaaaattaatgaaataaataataaaaagagaaaaataaagtcacgggatactaaattgatacactttaaaccacaggggactaaagtaagaaagtgcaaaaccacgggatactaaattgatacattttaaaccacatggtactaaagtgagaaagtgtgaaaccacaatgACAGGTATTTGAACtttaccctttttttaattttcttatttatttttctcatttggTGTTGATTTAAgagattttggttttttttcatTTGCATTAGCCTCcttaattttttactat contains the following coding sequences:
- the LOC109726022 gene encoding LOW QUALITY PROTEIN: probably inactive leucine-rich repeat receptor-like protein kinase At3g28040 (The sequence of the model RefSeq protein was modified relative to this genomic sequence to represent the inferred CDS: inserted 2 bases in 1 codon; deleted 2 bases in 1 codon) — encoded protein: MSPRRRTFPVPHAEHEVWLIGVPVALSDSVRARSSSVEADATRLRLDRVSANRATSEPSARHLPSLSLASSPRHSPAPRPSLPPLLVPSATTLSGPLPPXLSLLPSLRSLDLSYTPSLGPLSIPTLPLLSLPPPSSTLPSNPPGPLPSSLRFLLLSHNSLSGPIPLAFSSSTPLLLHLNLSNNRLTGPVPFSGAGGLWSLARLRALDISSNDFSGGVPAGAAALRNLKLLDVSRNRLSGPLPPDLGACRHLAALDLSRNAFSGPLPDSLRLLSSLVSFSAAGNRLSGPLPAWVGNLWVLQLLDFADNDLSGSLPETLGGLRDLNYLGLSNNRLGGSIPRSLAQCARLRELRMKGNALSGSIPEALFDLGLESIDLSSNQLSGAVPAGSARLAEALRWLDLSENRFAGNIPAEMGLFFNVRYLNLSWNELRTQLPPELGLFRNLSVLDLRSSALYGPIPGELCDSGSLAVLQLDGNALSGAIPPEIANCSSLYLLSLSHNSLSGSIPAAMAELKKLEILRLEYNNLTGEIPPQLAGLDNLLAVNISHNRLIGRLPAGPVFETLDSSAIDGNLGICSPLVAEPCRMNVPKPLVLDPNAYPRDGGRSGGAANQLVDFPGRAAAKRRNFLSVSAIVAISAAVVILVGVAVVTLLNISARRRIGLLENALESICSSSTKSTGSPAVGKTVLFGQKSSLRSEVETVGGAEALLSKAAELGRGVFGTVYKASVGEGRAVAIKKLLAANVVNSHDDFDREVRTLGKARHRNLMPVKGYYWTPQLQLLISDYAPRGSLHARLHEEDAALFSWPDRLKVVLGVAKGLAYLHQSFRPPIIHYNIKPSNVLLDESGEPMVSDFGLARLLPKLDRHVASARFQGGMGYVAPELACQSLRINEKCDVYGFGILVLEVVTGRRPVEYGEDDVVILIDRVRVALEQGNALGCVVDRRMDNAFPEEEVLPVLKLGLVCASQIPSSRPSMAEVVQILQVIKTPVGDRMGGF